A DNA window from Andrena cerasifolii isolate SP2316 chromosome 16, iyAndCera1_principal, whole genome shotgun sequence contains the following coding sequences:
- the Rpiiic53 gene encoding RNA polymerase III subunit C53 produces MASDKSVNSNHTLPTNVKIKIEPGTSMPVPLKSIKTEPGLSTTTTRLTSFRLPRDLTLGGNIKTEKPKKVYTPNLNAQRTKKKDDAAQNEPTKSTRGRDQNRGRGRGNKPDRGRGRGSSNLIQSSGIWSTGINSTPGKRASGGGGGGYRDNDRTSQAALEKPKLDLNRSVDKAEEEEKLKLLLRDDFIDDGESGDIDNSPVVLPMIKAKLYKEESKVAVEEEEEEVDRKPIILENGDVLPPKKEPKAKTAKPDTEIKEELDSIPQIIENKTNSYILIQFPDCLPGFVSSAEDTRPNRSNASGNEKENGSNSQTELCTLNDLKAGILGKLQILKSGKTRLLLGENNLLVDVGSHLSFRQDLIAAKVDPDKLNGDLINLGPVSSTLICSPDWESMLAKL; encoded by the exons ATGGCTTCCGATAAGTCTGTCAATTCGAATCACACACTTCCGACGaacgttaaaataaaaatagagcctGGGACATCGATGCCAGTTCCTCTAAAAAGCATTAAGACCGAGCCTGGCTTGTCCACTACTACGACTAGGTTAACTTCCTTTCGCTTACCGAGAGATTTAACATTGGGAGGTAACATTAAGACTGAGAAACCCAAGAAAGTGTACACTCCAAATTTGAATGCTCAAAGGACGAAAAAGAAAGA CGATGCGGCACAGAACGAGCCTACGAAATCGACCAGGGGTAGGGACCAGAATCGAGGAAGAGGCAGGGGTAACAAGCCTGATAGGGGACGTGGAAGAGGCTCCAGCAATCTAATCCAA TCTAGCGGTATTTGGTCCACTGGGATAAATAGCACACCAGGAAAACGTGCCagtggcggtggcggtggcggctACAGAGATAACGATAGGACTTCCCAAGCAGCTCTAGAGAAGCCCAAACTAGATTTAAATCGCAGCGTTGATAAAGCCGAGGAAGAGGAGAAGTTGAAGTTGCTGTTAAGAGACGACTTTATAGACGACGGAGAATCTGGAGACATCGACAATAGCCCCGTTGTGTTGCCAATGATCAAAG CGAAGTTATATAAAGAAGAATCTAAAGTAGCGgttgaagaggaggaggaggaagtagACAGGAAACCAATTATTTTGGAGAACGGAGATG TATTACCGCCAAAGAAGGAACCGAAAGCGAAGACGGCGAAACCTGATACAGAAATAAAGGAAGAATTAGATAGCATTCCCCAAATTATTGAGAACAAAACAAACTCTTACATCTTGATACAG TTTCCAGACTGTTTACCAGGTTTTGTGAGTAGCGCAGAAGATACCAGACCAAATCGTTCGAATGCGTCAGGTAACGAGAAAGAGAACGGAAGTAATTCGCAAACCGAGTTATGTACCTTAAACGATCTGAAAGCCGGTATCTTAGGCAAATTACAAATcttaaaatctggcaaaacgcGTTTATTGTTGGGCGAGAACAACTTGCTCGTGGATGTCGGATCGCACCTTAGCTTTCGACAA GATCTTATCGCCGCCAAAGTGGATCCCGATAAATTAAATGGGGATCTAATTAATCTTGGACCAGTTAGTAGTACGCTTATATGTTCACCTGATTGGGAATCCATGTTGGCTAAGTTGTAA